One genomic window of Chitinispirillum alkaliphilum includes the following:
- a CDS encoding Translation factor SUA5, translating into MNGRSSLVTFDIHPKNPQKRFLEAAAKILKEKNGIAVYPTDTVYGLGTCISNPKAVDKIVTLIQKDKSRLFSFICSDFSQISNYVRLSNNHYRLMKRYLPGPYTFILNATNIVPKKITPKRRTVGVRIPDCNVTTELVKLLGEPLANTSLNLQGELRGDPYEVRNVIANNVDVMLDAGPLENPVASTVVDLTDDEPVVIRHGKGEWRE; encoded by the coding sequence ATGAACGGCAGATCCAGTCTTGTCACTTTTGACATTCACCCAAAGAATCCTCAGAAACGATTTCTTGAGGCTGCTGCAAAGATTTTGAAAGAGAAAAACGGCATAGCCGTTTACCCTACAGATACAGTATACGGTTTGGGCACCTGCATTTCCAACCCCAAAGCAGTGGATAAAATAGTCACCCTCATTCAAAAAGACAAATCGCGTCTTTTCTCTTTTATCTGCTCAGATTTCTCTCAGATCAGCAATTACGTAAGGCTTAGTAATAACCACTACAGATTAATGAAGCGTTATTTGCCGGGACCATACACATTTATCCTTAATGCAACCAATATTGTTCCGAAGAAAATCACCCCAAAGAGAAGAACTGTTGGGGTGAGGATCCCTGATTGTAACGTGACTACCGAACTGGTGAAACTTTTGGGTGAACCTCTCGCCAACACATCTCTGAACCTGCAGGGAGAACTCAGGGGTGATCCTTATGAGGTTAGGAATGTGATTGCAAATAATGTGGATGTAATGCTTGATGCCGGACCGCTTGAAAACCCCGTTGCTTCAACAGTTGTGGACCTTACAGATGACGAACCTGTGGTGATACGCCACGGCAAAGGTGAATGGAGGGAATAG
- a CDS encoding Nucleoside triphosphate pyrophosphohydrolase MazG: MRPQLERLIEIVARLRAPGGCPWDREQTHSSVLSCLLEEAYEFFEAVEENDTEKMKEELGDLLLQVVLHAQMASEENRFDIEDIAREISDKLIRRHPHVFGDVKVCGSEEVIRNWENIKQGEKGKEHRKYMVDDIPHALPALFRAEKMQKRVSKVGFDWDEMEPVLDKVEEEFAEFREAVLSGDQRHAAEELGDIMFALVNVARHQKISAEDALRNTTYKFARRFRYIEDKFREKKQDLQNATLQELESYWEESKNFE, encoded by the coding sequence ATGCGACCACAGTTAGAGAGACTTATCGAAATTGTTGCCCGACTCCGTGCTCCGGGAGGATGTCCATGGGATCGTGAGCAAACCCATTCTTCTGTCCTATCCTGTTTACTTGAGGAGGCATACGAGTTCTTTGAAGCGGTGGAGGAAAATGACACTGAAAAGATGAAGGAGGAGCTTGGAGACCTTTTGCTTCAGGTCGTTCTTCATGCTCAGATGGCTTCGGAGGAGAACAGGTTTGATATTGAAGATATAGCACGGGAAATAAGTGATAAACTTATCAGAAGACATCCTCATGTGTTTGGAGATGTTAAGGTCTGCGGCTCTGAAGAGGTGATCCGAAATTGGGAGAATATAAAGCAGGGGGAAAAGGGTAAAGAGCACCGCAAGTATATGGTTGATGATATCCCCCATGCACTTCCTGCTCTGTTTCGCGCTGAGAAGATGCAAAAAAGAGTTTCAAAGGTTGGGTTTGACTGGGATGAGATGGAACCGGTTCTGGATAAAGTCGAGGAGGAGTTCGCGGAGTTCAGGGAAGCGGTATTAAGTGGAGATCAGAGACATGCAGCTGAGGAGCTTGGTGATATAATGTTTGCTTTGGTAAACGTAGCAAGACATCAGAAAATCAGTGCTGAAGATGCATTGAGAAACACTACCTACAAATTTGCACGAAGATTCAGGTATATCGAGGACAAGTTCAGGGAAAAGAAGCAGGATTTACAAAATGCCACCCTTCAGGAGTTGGAGTCCTACTGGGAAGAAAGTAAAAATTTTGAATAG
- a CDS encoding signal transduction histidine kinase produces MDELMLILDEVNDSVIIADEAGNVVCVNKPAEALFEISPEQVCGKHISSVYPFQYRDQIDNTLLFLSKNGKSHPFRLSFTKKAGQRAVVDVSVKKVVKTDGRAGRIVVVSRDVTQTDHILQELTICKERFESLMQHATEGFYVLRFPEPIPTNTPVQKQLDLIYSSIIVECNDSMARMYGFQSRDEILGKTLEQIHGSRHKPQNIALIEEGIRRDYSIQAAVSSEIDRQGNVVWFSNSVKGVVEDGKVTGAWGSQVDITEVKRAEEKLREKTWHLENFIEGMHAGTWQWNVQTGEHITNQTWAEILGYSSEELSPVITTWKNLIHPGDFLKAQDLLQRHFDGENPYYRCESRMRHKDGHWIWVLDMGKVMSRTHNGLPLMMFGTTTDITQRKNAEEQVSRERDLLNQILDSLPGAFYLFDKNGRFMRWNEYLETVTGYSGVELATLHPLDLFKGRDRELIEQNIKRVFETGNTTAEANMITRQGTVLPYFYSGRLIMLEGKPCLVGMGIDISTRKKYEIELKKWQSLMEYVIKYDPNAIAVLDKNLHYKFLSDRFRRDYRVEGKELIGKHHYEVFPDIPPKWRDIHARTLQGEVLSEKEDRFERTDGSVDWVRWESRPWYQSDGVIGGIILYTEVITERKRVQERLKSSLKEKETLLQEVYHRTKNNMQLISSFLELQAATVEDENVTRIVNDSNVRIRTMALAHEKLYKSKSLSSINLADYIRDLVDLIIMVSNIKKKITIEYDLDKTETLIDIAIPCGLIIGELVSNSFKHAFSERVQGHIAIVMKRCTDDQICLVVKDNGIGLPEGFDIKMTATLGVQIVFQIVEHQLHGSAEVESDGGLKWSVRFSDKLYEKRV; encoded by the coding sequence GTGGATGAATTGATGTTGATTCTCGATGAAGTGAATGATTCGGTTATCATTGCAGACGAAGCTGGAAATGTAGTTTGTGTCAACAAGCCGGCAGAAGCACTTTTTGAAATTTCACCAGAGCAGGTCTGCGGAAAGCACATCAGCTCTGTCTACCCTTTTCAATACAGAGACCAGATAGACAATACCCTGCTCTTTTTGTCAAAAAACGGTAAATCACACCCGTTTCGTTTAAGTTTCACCAAAAAAGCCGGTCAGAGAGCGGTTGTGGATGTGTCTGTCAAAAAGGTTGTCAAAACAGATGGAAGGGCGGGTAGAATTGTTGTGGTTTCAAGGGATGTAACCCAAACAGATCACATTCTTCAGGAGCTAACAATCTGCAAAGAGCGTTTTGAATCCCTGATGCAACACGCTACAGAGGGGTTTTACGTTCTTAGATTCCCCGAGCCGATCCCAACTAACACTCCGGTACAAAAGCAGCTGGATCTGATCTACTCTTCGATAATAGTTGAGTGCAATGATTCCATGGCCAGAATGTACGGATTTCAGTCCCGTGATGAGATACTTGGCAAAACGCTGGAACAGATACATGGCTCGCGGCACAAACCGCAAAACATTGCTTTGATAGAAGAGGGGATAAGAAGAGATTACAGTATTCAGGCTGCGGTTTCATCCGAAATCGACCGTCAGGGAAATGTGGTGTGGTTTTCAAACAGTGTAAAGGGAGTCGTTGAGGATGGAAAAGTCACCGGTGCATGGGGCTCACAGGTTGATATCACTGAGGTGAAGAGAGCAGAAGAGAAGCTCAGGGAGAAGACCTGGCATTTGGAAAACTTCATTGAGGGAATGCATGCCGGCACATGGCAGTGGAATGTGCAGACCGGGGAACACATTACAAACCAAACCTGGGCAGAAATTCTGGGGTACAGCTCAGAAGAACTCTCTCCTGTCATTACCACCTGGAAAAACCTTATCCACCCGGGGGATTTTCTCAAAGCTCAGGATCTGCTCCAACGCCATTTTGATGGTGAAAACCCCTATTATAGATGTGAGTCGCGTATGCGTCATAAGGATGGCCATTGGATATGGGTTCTGGACATGGGTAAAGTGATGTCCCGTACACACAATGGATTACCGCTTATGATGTTTGGAACTACTACCGATATAACACAACGCAAAAATGCAGAGGAGCAGGTAAGCCGGGAAAGAGACCTGTTGAATCAGATACTGGACAGCTTACCGGGAGCTTTCTATCTCTTTGATAAAAACGGTCGTTTCATGCGCTGGAATGAATATCTTGAAACAGTAACCGGTTACAGCGGGGTCGAACTCGCTACGCTGCACCCGCTTGATCTGTTCAAAGGCAGGGACAGGGAGCTGATTGAGCAAAACATAAAGCGGGTTTTTGAAACCGGAAACACAACAGCAGAGGCAAATATGATCACTCGTCAGGGAACTGTTCTCCCTTACTTCTATTCCGGACGTTTGATCATGCTTGAGGGAAAACCCTGTCTTGTAGGTATGGGCATAGATATCAGCACCAGGAAAAAGTATGAAATTGAGCTGAAAAAGTGGCAGAGTCTGATGGAGTATGTGATTAAATACGATCCAAATGCAATTGCTGTGCTGGACAAGAACCTTCATTATAAATTCCTAAGCGACAGGTTCAGAAGAGATTACAGGGTAGAGGGAAAAGAGCTGATCGGTAAACATCACTATGAGGTTTTCCCTGACATTCCCCCAAAGTGGCGTGATATTCACGCAAGGACGTTACAGGGAGAGGTGTTGAGTGAAAAGGAGGACCGTTTTGAAAGAACCGATGGTTCAGTTGACTGGGTGAGATGGGAGAGCCGGCCGTGGTATCAGTCTGATGGAGTAATTGGTGGAATAATCCTTTACACAGAAGTAATCACAGAGCGAAAAAGGGTACAGGAGAGATTAAAGTCTTCCTTAAAGGAGAAAGAGACGCTTTTGCAGGAGGTGTATCACAGGACAAAAAACAATATGCAGCTGATATCCTCCTTTCTGGAGCTTCAGGCCGCCACAGTCGAAGATGAAAATGTTACCAGAATTGTTAATGACAGCAATGTCCGGATAAGAACAATGGCTCTTGCACACGAGAAGCTCTATAAAAGCAAGAGTCTCTCATCTATCAACCTGGCTGATTACATCAGAGATCTTGTTGATTTAATAATAATGGTGAGTAATATCAAAAAGAAAATTACCATTGAATATGATCTGGACAAAACAGAGACTCTTATCGACATCGCCATTCCATGTGGTCTGATTATTGGCGAACTTGTTTCCAACAGTTTCAAGCACGCCTTTTCAGAGCGAGTGCAGGGGCACATAGCAATAGTCATGAAAAGGTGTACAGATGACCAGATATGTCTTGTTGTCAAGGACAATGGAATCGGTCTGCCGGAGGGGTTCGATATAAAGATGACTGCGACACTGGGTGTACAGATTGTGTTTCAAATCGTGGAGCATCAGTTACATGGTTCTGCAGAGGTGGAGAGTGACGGGGGGCTGAAATGGTCGGTGCGGTTCAGTGATAAACTATACGAAAAAAGGGTGTGA
- a CDS encoding chemotaxis protein CheY encodes MSCESPSVMIVDDEAVMVMLLRVRLNGAGFKVCATASSKQEAVTKALELSPDFVIMDIRLTESGDGVEAAQEIMRKIRTNLIFFSGYSEGEIYKRAMELNPGGYIVKPFDISELVAIMKEKV; translated from the coding sequence ATGAGTTGTGAAAGCCCATCTGTTATGATTGTGGATGATGAGGCGGTGATGGTGATGCTGCTAAGAGTCAGGCTTAATGGTGCAGGGTTCAAGGTCTGTGCTACCGCTTCATCCAAACAGGAAGCAGTGACAAAAGCACTTGAGCTATCGCCCGATTTTGTGATTATGGATATCCGTCTCACTGAGTCGGGAGATGGGGTGGAAGCCGCTCAGGAGATTATGCGAAAAATAAGAACCAATCTGATATTCTTTAGCGGTTATTCCGAAGGAGAGATATATAAAAGAGCCATGGAGCTTAATCCTGGCGGGTACATTGTGAAACCTTTTGATATTTCTGAGCTTGTTGCGATAATGAAAGAAAAAGTTTAA
- a CDS encoding tm1410-like protein (tm1410 hypothetical-related protein): MSGKINRLLMVCVVWFLICVPSVLGEETNISLTGVVTDENGTPLKGMKAELLRSGLKDITDSDGSFRLTNNVSVFRNPRISNHLRVSSKNGNIHLYLPEKMPVSYTIYELRGRRVYNHNAGVQPQGSTILTFPTNLANGVYYILLHTGEQQTKLMYTNSDLAQMQSIQRVKSNSGTGFRSAVIDTLKITGEGFRPYIYPLATYTKDGIAITLRDDYHLHKNILASTFWTGQGAADENHHISNVPSAWDSHWGDNFGLEDAPRLPRDANFIPSDPRFRGQENPYYFALPYNDYNNTVFNGNDDGRIRAVAAMSSHYNIEYSSIYERNIVTTSAMGPIYNSDQWTPRKLSAENIPWRDKQNWSGKSMVKGRWARIRFNGGDWVYAQWLDAGPYHYDDVEYVFGSARPLNEEGSGMDINPYAGIDLSPSVWLKMGIDQAEFERWNGINAPVDWQFVDDEDVPDGPWNLYVSDNKTNWDW; encoded by the coding sequence ATGAGTGGAAAAATAAATCGGCTGTTGATGGTATGCGTTGTTTGGTTTCTGATCTGTGTTCCTTCAGTCTTGGGGGAAGAAACAAACATTTCACTAACAGGAGTAGTCACAGATGAAAATGGCACTCCACTGAAGGGAATGAAGGCAGAACTGCTCAGGTCTGGTTTGAAGGATATAACCGATTCAGATGGAAGCTTCAGGCTGACCAACAATGTTTCTGTATTCCGTAACCCTCGGATTTCAAATCATTTGAGAGTATCCTCTAAAAATGGAAATATCCACCTGTATCTGCCGGAAAAAATGCCTGTATCTTACACTATATATGAATTAAGGGGCAGAAGAGTTTACAATCACAACGCAGGGGTTCAACCGCAAGGCTCTACCATTCTAACTTTTCCGACAAATCTTGCAAATGGTGTCTATTACATCCTTCTCCACACAGGAGAGCAGCAGACAAAGTTAATGTACACTAACAGCGATCTTGCGCAAATGCAATCAATACAGCGCGTTAAATCGAATTCAGGCACTGGTTTCAGATCTGCAGTTATTGATACTCTTAAGATTACTGGAGAAGGTTTCAGACCGTATATCTATCCCCTGGCCACTTATACAAAAGATGGTATTGCAATTACTTTGCGGGATGATTATCATCTTCATAAAAACATATTGGCTTCAACATTTTGGACCGGACAGGGCGCAGCGGACGAAAACCATCACATCTCAAATGTTCCAAGTGCCTGGGACAGTCACTGGGGAGATAATTTTGGTCTTGAAGATGCTCCCCGGCTCCCGCGGGATGCCAATTTCATCCCCTCAGACCCTCGTTTCAGGGGACAGGAAAACCCCTACTATTTCGCACTTCCCTATAATGACTACAACAATACGGTATTCAACGGAAATGACGATGGGAGAATCAGGGCTGTTGCAGCCATGAGTTCACATTATAATATTGAATACAGCAGCATTTATGAGCGCAATATCGTCACGACCTCTGCAATGGGACCGATTTACAACTCTGATCAATGGACACCCCGTAAACTAAGTGCAGAAAACATACCCTGGAGAGACAAACAGAACTGGAGTGGCAAGTCGATGGTGAAGGGGCGGTGGGCAAGGATTCGTTTTAATGGCGGTGACTGGGTATATGCACAGTGGCTGGATGCCGGACCATACCACTATGATGATGTGGAGTATGTTTTTGGCTCAGCACGGCCGCTCAATGAGGAGGGAAGCGGTATGGATATCAACCCTTACGCGGGAATAGATCTGAGTCCTTCTGTGTGGCTTAAAATGGGAATCGATCAGGCTGAGTTTGAGAGATGGAATGGGATTAACGCCCCTGTGGACTGGCAGTTCGTTGATGATGAGGATGTTCCCGATGGTCCATGGAATTTATATGTCTCAGATAACAAAACCAATTGGGATTGGTGA
- a CDS encoding Oligopeptide transport ATP-binding protein OppD, which produces MRLIASPPGKIESGVINFENRNLLSLPEKQMQKIRGCKISMIFQDPMTSLNPVFTCGYQIGEMFEQHRETGSCEQLLSEVGIPDTFRVMNSYPHQLSGGMRQRVMIAMALSCTPKLLIADEPTTALDVTVQARLLDLLKSLQETKGMSMLLITHNMGIVANMAHEVMVMYAGEVMEHAPTEELFNSPLHPYTRSLLETIPSLDKKSKKLPVIPGDVPAPNDLPSGCSFHPRCSKAFSRCKIDHPEIHEIKPGHTVRCHLYE; this is translated from the coding sequence ATGCGGCTTATTGCTTCTCCTCCGGGTAAGATTGAATCAGGTGTAATCAATTTTGAAAACAGAAATCTTCTGAGCCTCCCAGAAAAACAGATGCAAAAGATTCGTGGCTGCAAGATATCGATGATTTTTCAGGACCCTATGACATCTTTAAACCCCGTTTTCACATGCGGTTACCAAATCGGAGAGATGTTCGAGCAGCACAGAGAAACAGGATCCTGCGAGCAGCTCCTCTCTGAAGTGGGCATTCCAGATACTTTTAGAGTGATGAACAGCTATCCTCACCAGCTTAGCGGAGGTATGCGTCAGAGGGTGATGATTGCGATGGCTCTTTCCTGTACCCCCAAGCTCCTTATTGCAGATGAACCCACAACGGCTTTGGATGTAACTGTTCAGGCCAGGCTTCTGGACTTGCTGAAAAGTCTTCAGGAAACAAAGGGGATGAGTATGCTGCTCATCACTCACAATATGGGGATAGTCGCAAATATGGCCCATGAGGTGATGGTTATGTATGCCGGAGAGGTTATGGAGCATGCTCCTACAGAGGAACTCTTTAACTCCCCTCTTCATCCTTACACGAGAAGTCTTCTTGAAACCATCCCTTCACTTGATAAAAAAAGCAAAAAACTCCCCGTAATCCCCGGTGATGTTCCTGCGCCAAACGATTTACCTTCAGGGTGCAGCTTTCACCCACGGTGCAGTAAAGCATTTTCGCGTTGCAAGATAGATCATCCTGAGATACACGAAATCAAACCCGGCCACACAGTAAGGTGTCATCTTTATGAGTAG
- a CDS encoding L,L-diaminopimelate aminotransferase: MIKVNESFIKLKSSYLFSEIAKRVSAFQQQNPDKPIIKLGIGDVTRALPQACIDAFHKAVDEMGKDESFRGYGPEQGYSFLREKIAKFDYQSLGADISADEIFISDGSKCDTGNFQELFSTDISVAVPDPVYPVYVDTNVMSGRTGDNVEGRYQGLEYLQCNEANSFVPALPSKPVDLIYLCFPNNPTGTVATKEQLKSWVDYARENKALILYDAAYESFIKEDNIPHSIYEIEGAREVAVEFRSFSKIAGFTGTRCAFTVVPKSCMIYDSTGSQHSLHALWNRRQSTKFNGVSYPVQRAAEAVYSPEGSRQIRELVDYYMDNAAIIKDKISSLGYSCIGGTNAPYIWINSKSDSWEFFDLLLNKAGVVCTPGAGFGKCGEGYVRLSAFNSRENVEKAMTRIADAL; encoded by the coding sequence ATGATAAAAGTAAACGAAAGTTTTATTAAACTGAAATCTTCCTATCTTTTTTCCGAAATTGCCAAAAGGGTTTCTGCATTTCAGCAGCAAAATCCCGATAAACCTATAATAAAGCTTGGTATAGGAGACGTCACAAGGGCTCTGCCTCAGGCGTGCATTGATGCATTTCATAAAGCTGTTGATGAGATGGGTAAAGATGAATCCTTCCGTGGATACGGGCCGGAGCAGGGGTATAGTTTTTTAAGGGAGAAAATAGCTAAATTTGATTATCAATCTCTGGGAGCAGATATCAGTGCTGATGAGATCTTTATCAGTGACGGTTCAAAATGCGACACAGGAAATTTTCAGGAGCTCTTCTCTACAGACATTTCCGTTGCAGTACCGGATCCTGTTTATCCTGTATATGTGGACACAAATGTTATGTCCGGAAGAACCGGCGACAATGTTGAGGGAAGATATCAGGGACTTGAATATCTTCAGTGCAACGAAGCTAACAGCTTTGTTCCCGCTCTGCCTTCAAAGCCGGTTGATCTGATTTATCTGTGTTTCCCCAACAACCCTACAGGTACTGTTGCGACTAAAGAACAGCTTAAGAGCTGGGTTGACTATGCTCGTGAAAACAAAGCCCTTATTCTCTATGATGCGGCTTATGAATCGTTTATTAAAGAGGATAATATTCCCCATAGCATTTACGAGATTGAGGGTGCACGGGAGGTAGCGGTTGAGTTTAGAAGTTTCTCTAAAATTGCTGGATTTACGGGTACAAGATGTGCGTTCACAGTTGTTCCGAAATCCTGTATGATATATGATTCTACAGGATCCCAGCACTCGCTGCACGCACTCTGGAATCGTCGTCAGAGCACCAAATTCAACGGTGTTTCTTACCCTGTGCAGCGTGCGGCTGAAGCGGTATATTCTCCGGAAGGTAGTCGTCAGATCAGAGAGCTTGTTGACTATTACATGGATAATGCTGCAATCATCAAGGATAAGATTTCCTCCCTTGGATATAGCTGTATTGGTGGGACAAACGCACCCTACATATGGATAAACAGCAAAAGCGATTCGTGGGAATTCTTTGATCTGCTTCTCAATAAAGCTGGTGTGGTTTGTACTCCCGGAGCTGGCTTTGGCAAGTGCGGGGAGGGATATGTGAGACTTAGCGCTTTCAATTCCCGTGAGAATGTGGAAAAAGCAATGACTCGTATTGCCGATGCACTTTGA
- a CDS encoding Phosphoribosyl-AMP cyclohydrolase: MSLLESVKFDEKGLVSAIAQDADTNEVLMLAYMNKETLTETLDTGDMVYWSRSRQKRWKKGETSGHVQKVREVYVDCDGDALLFKINQTGAACHENYFSCFFRKKEDGEWKVVKQKLK, from the coding sequence ATGAGTTTGCTTGAGTCGGTAAAATTTGATGAAAAAGGTCTGGTAAGTGCAATAGCGCAGGATGCAGATACCAATGAAGTGCTTATGTTGGCTTACATGAACAAAGAGACCCTTACTGAGACACTTGATACCGGCGACATGGTTTACTGGAGCAGAAGCAGACAAAAGAGATGGAAAAAGGGGGAAACCTCAGGACATGTGCAAAAAGTGCGGGAAGTTTACGTAGACTGTGATGGTGATGCATTGCTTTTTAAAATAAACCAAACAGGCGCTGCATGTCATGAGAATTATTTCTCCTGCTTTTTCAGAAAGAAAGAGGATGGAGAATGGAAAGTAGTCAAACAAAAATTAAAATAA
- a CDS encoding Oligopeptide transport ATP-binding protein OppF → MSRDQSNTSCVKIENLKVHFPVRSGIMGKITSYIKAVDDISLSINKGEVFAIVGESGCGKSTTAQSIMGLVNPTSGNLDLAIGPWKNKPTDWSQLSHKERKQLRRHIQIIFQDPYSSLSPRMNIRSILDEPLFIHGFNISERKRRISELMDQVGLSQTYLNRYPHEFSGGQRQRISIARALATSPEFVVADEPVSALDVSIQAQIINLLRDLKEQYHQTMLFISHDLAVVRHMADRLAVMYLGKIVEMGSEKQIFSNPRHPYTHLLLQSVPTIKKNSERKTITISDDRKKELTGFGCPFYPRCERRTEECKETAPELSDSGSNHLFSCFNPIS, encoded by the coding sequence ATGAGTAGAGATCAGTCGAATACCTCTTGTGTAAAGATCGAGAATTTAAAGGTTCACTTTCCTGTCAGAAGTGGTATAATGGGGAAAATAACCAGTTATATCAAGGCTGTAGATGATATATCCTTATCCATAAACAAAGGTGAGGTTTTTGCCATCGTTGGGGAATCAGGATGCGGGAAGTCAACAACGGCGCAATCCATTATGGGGCTTGTTAATCCAACCTCAGGAAATCTTGATCTTGCAATCGGACCATGGAAAAACAAGCCCACAGACTGGAGCCAACTCAGTCACAAAGAACGCAAACAGCTCAGGCGACATATTCAAATAATTTTTCAGGATCCCTATAGCTCCTTAAGCCCACGAATGAATATCAGGTCGATACTTGATGAGCCGCTTTTTATTCATGGATTTAATATAAGTGAACGAAAAAGACGTATATCCGAACTTATGGATCAGGTTGGGTTGTCTCAGACTTACCTTAACCGGTACCCTCATGAATTTTCCGGTGGACAAAGGCAGAGAATAAGCATAGCGCGCGCCCTGGCAACTTCGCCGGAATTTGTGGTGGCAGACGAACCTGTCAGCGCGCTCGATGTCTCTATACAGGCTCAAATCATCAATCTTCTGAGGGATTTAAAAGAACAGTACCATCAAACAATGCTTTTCATATCTCATGATCTTGCGGTCGTGAGGCATATGGCTGACAGATTGGCTGTGATGTACCTGGGTAAAATCGTAGAGATGGGAAGCGAGAAGCAGATTTTCTCCAATCCTCGACATCCCTACACTCACCTTCTGCTACAAAGCGTACCAACAATAAAAAAGAACAGTGAACGGAAAACAATCACGATATCAGATGACCGCAAAAAGGAATTGACCGGGTTTGGCTGTCCCTTCTACCCCCGTTGTGAGCGGAGAACTGAAGAGTGCAAAGAGACTGCCCCGGAGTTATCGGACAGCGGTAGTAATCACCTGTTTTCATGTTTTAACCCCATTTCTTAA
- a CDS encoding cbdbA26 protein (cbdbA26 gene product), producing MNRTPNWQITLAIVLTALAIFFYTVHFYIFRDFHHIGIYFLGDIAFVFIEVLLVALVLHRLLHHREQKALRDRLHMLTGAFFSEIGGELLGKLAEFDPNSENISSHLTTPQEWSEREFLNIRNIAVQHKSDISSKKSDLDNVKQLLAKNKWFILNLLQNENLLKDESFTNLLWAVYHLTGELEHRSDLKEMTDEEFRNLDGDIKRVYHLLLVGWMDYMNHLKKEYPFLFSLTSRKNPFGDDKSSVEIK from the coding sequence ATGAACAGAACTCCCAACTGGCAAATAACCCTCGCCATCGTTCTTACTGCACTGGCAATATTTTTCTACACAGTTCACTTTTATATTTTTCGTGATTTTCATCACATCGGTATCTACTTTTTGGGTGATATTGCGTTTGTTTTTATCGAAGTTCTACTCGTTGCACTCGTCCTTCACCGGCTCCTTCATCACCGGGAGCAGAAGGCATTAAGGGACAGGTTACACATGTTGACCGGTGCTTTTTTTAGTGAAATTGGTGGGGAGCTTCTTGGAAAGCTAGCAGAATTCGATCCAAATTCAGAAAACATCTCTTCGCACCTCACCACACCTCAGGAGTGGTCGGAACGTGAATTTCTCAACATACGAAACATTGCAGTACAGCACAAATCCGATATCAGCAGCAAAAAGAGTGATCTTGACAATGTAAAGCAACTGCTTGCCAAAAACAAATGGTTTATTCTCAATCTGCTTCAAAATGAAAATCTCTTAAAAGACGAATCATTTACCAACCTCCTCTGGGCGGTGTATCATTTAACCGGCGAGCTTGAACACCGAAGCGATTTAAAAGAAATGACTGATGAGGAATTCAGGAATCTTGATGGAGACATAAAAAGGGTGTATCATTTACTGCTTGTTGGGTGGATGGATTACATGAATCACCTTAAAAAAGAGTACCCTTTTCTGTTTTCGTTAACCAGCAGGAAAAATCCTTTCGGTGATGATAAATCATCGGTTGAGATTAAGTGA
- a CDS encoding Pyridoxine 5'-phosphate synthase, producing MTTLGVNIDHIATLRQARGGREPDPIHAAVIAEMAGANGITAHLREDRRHIQDRDIYILKQTVSTSLNLEMAATTEMVKIAVDVLPYMVTLVPEKREELTTEGGLAVREKEKDLAKTIETLRSHNILVSLFVDPEINEIKAARKAGATHIELHTGHYSNAKGSAHFDELDRLRDCAKAAHTLGLHINAGHGLNYQNVTAVADIPNMEELNIGHSIISKAALSGLEAAVRDMIALI from the coding sequence ATGACAACTCTTGGCGTAAATATTGATCATATAGCCACTCTTCGCCAGGCAAGGGGGGGGCGTGAACCAGACCCCATTCACGCAGCTGTAATAGCTGAAATGGCTGGAGCCAATGGGATAACGGCACACTTAAGAGAAGACCGGCGTCATATACAGGACCGGGATATTTACATACTCAAACAAACCGTCAGCACAAGTCTGAATCTGGAAATGGCTGCAACAACAGAGATGGTAAAAATCGCAGTCGATGTTCTGCCCTATATGGTTACACTTGTACCAGAAAAACGTGAAGAGCTTACAACCGAAGGCGGTTTGGCAGTGCGTGAGAAAGAGAAGGATCTTGCCAAAACGATCGAAACTCTTCGCAGCCACAATATTCTGGTGAGTCTTTTTGTGGATCCTGAAATCAATGAGATCAAAGCAGCCCGCAAGGCAGGAGCTACCCACATTGAGCTGCATACCGGTCACTATTCCAATGCCAAGGGAAGTGCCCATTTCGATGAGCTTGACCGTCTGAGGGACTGCGCAAAAGCTGCACACACATTGGGGTTACATATTAATGCGGGCCATGGCCTTAACTATCAGAACGTCACCGCAGTTGCAGATATTCCAAATATGGAAGAGTTGAATATCGGCCATTCTATAATTTCAAAAGCTGCTTTAAGTGGACTGGAAGCTGCAGTAAGAGACATGATTGCACTTATTTGA